A region of Nostoc sp. 'Peltigera membranacea cyanobiont' N6 DNA encodes the following proteins:
- a CDS encoding class I SAM-dependent methyltransferase, with the protein MATILRDWSYRYQWLYDGISRLAALSVGGEARFRQLALQGLTIHSDTQVLDLCCGSGQTTHFLVKNSQNVTGLDASPKSLERARLNVPEASYVEAFAEEMPFADNLFDVVHTSVALHEMQPQQLRKIINEVYRVLKPGGVFTLIDFHAPTNPIFWPGISLFLLLFETETAWQLLKTDLARLLTEVGFDESEPILYSGGSLQVIQAKKSSITPK; encoded by the coding sequence ATGGCAACAATTTTAAGGGATTGGAGTTACCGCTATCAGTGGTTGTATGATGGTATCTCTCGTTTAGCAGCCTTAAGTGTAGGTGGTGAAGCGCGTTTTCGGCAACTTGCTTTGCAAGGCTTAACAATTCACTCAGATACTCAGGTTTTAGATTTATGTTGCGGTAGCGGTCAAACAACGCATTTTTTGGTGAAAAATTCACAAAATGTAACAGGATTGGACGCTTCACCTAAGTCTTTGGAACGAGCGCGGTTAAATGTCCCTGAAGCTTCTTATGTGGAAGCTTTTGCCGAGGAGATGCCATTTGCAGATAATCTGTTTGATGTGGTGCATACCAGTGTTGCATTGCACGAGATGCAGCCTCAGCAGTTGCGAAAAATTATTAATGAAGTTTATCGGGTGCTGAAGCCAGGAGGGGTATTTACGCTGATAGATTTTCACGCTCCTACAAATCCGATATTTTGGCCTGGGATATCACTGTTTTTGTTGTTGTTTGAGACGGAAACAGCTTGGCAATTGTTGAAAACTGATTTGGCTAGATTATTAACTGAGGTTGGATTTGATGAGAGTGAGCCAATTTTATATTCTGGCGGCAGTTTGCAAGTGATACAGGCGAAGAAGTCAAGCATAACGCCTAAATAA
- a CDS encoding dienelactone hydrolase family protein, which yields MKEITRRKFIATTTLATGFALAVQPISAQVITTEAKGLVAGAVKIPVKDGTIPAYRAVPATGENFPIVLVIQEIFGVHEHIQDITRRFAKLGYLAIAPELFFREGDVTKLSNIDEIRPIVAKVPDAEVLSDLDATVKWAVKSAKGNADKLAITGFCWGGRITWLYAAHNPKVKAGVAWYGRLVGDATALQPKYPIDIASKLTVPILGLYGGKDTGIPLDTVEQMRDRLKSSSSKSEIIVYPDAPHAFFADYRPSYREKEAKDGWKHLLEWFKKYGVS from the coding sequence ATGAAAGAAATAACACGCCGCAAATTTATCGCAACAACCACCTTGGCGACGGGTTTTGCCTTGGCAGTGCAACCAATTTCTGCTCAAGTGATTACCACCGAGGCTAAGGGTTTGGTAGCTGGTGCAGTGAAAATTCCTGTCAAAGATGGCACAATTCCCGCCTATAGAGCAGTACCTGCTACTGGTGAAAATTTCCCAATTGTCCTGGTAATCCAAGAAATATTTGGCGTACACGAGCATATTCAGGATATCACCCGACGTTTTGCTAAGTTGGGGTATTTAGCGATCGCACCCGAATTATTCTTCCGTGAAGGTGATGTCACGAAGTTAAGCAATATAGACGAAATTCGTCCAATTGTTGCCAAAGTACCAGATGCCGAAGTTTTATCCGATCTTGATGCCACGGTAAAATGGGCTGTGAAATCAGCTAAGGGTAATGCTGATAAATTAGCGATTACAGGCTTCTGCTGGGGTGGCCGCATTACCTGGTTGTATGCAGCACACAATCCCAAGGTGAAGGCAGGTGTAGCGTGGTACGGACGACTAGTGGGCGATGCTACTGCACTTCAGCCCAAATATCCCATTGATATTGCATCAAAACTAACAGTCCCCATTCTCGGACTCTATGGTGGCAAGGATACGGGTATTCCTCTTGATACAGTAGAACAGATGCGCGATCGCTTAAAGTCTAGCAGCAGCAAATCTGAAATCATTGTCTACCCCGATGCGCCCCACGCATTTTTTGCTGATTATCGCCCCTCCTACCGTGAGAAAGAAGCTAAGGACGGTTGGAAACATCTTTTGGAATGGTTTAAAAAGTATGGCGTGTCATAG
- a CDS encoding class I SAM-dependent DNA methyltransferase: MLKPKSINIPKPTRYQNAAIDYYMGLTDSSYLHYGYWEPLPTAGEELTLTGLRVAQSAYAAKLLSFIPEGTKTVLDVGCGIGGNAAYFCSRGFSVEGLAPDALQQERFIQNTNGQVPFYLTRFEDFHTSRSYDLVLFSESSQYIALDDLAEGAARLLSSGGYLLIADMMRSDSEYKEGIFSNCHVASELQTALMQAGFKLIKTEDISTHIAPTIDLCVNNFRTFGLTTVKYIADVVAIAFPPLHAIGRLAFKRWLEKPIIEGLAARAIFESHLCYSIQLWQLSQGV, from the coding sequence ATGCTCAAACCAAAATCAATCAATATTCCTAAACCAACTCGCTACCAAAATGCGGCGATAGATTATTACATGGGACTCACAGACTCGTCCTATCTGCATTACGGGTATTGGGAGCCACTACCTACTGCGGGTGAAGAATTAACTCTAACTGGTCTGCGTGTGGCTCAGTCAGCCTATGCAGCCAAACTTTTGAGTTTTATCCCAGAGGGGACAAAAACTGTCCTTGACGTAGGCTGTGGTATTGGTGGTAACGCAGCATATTTCTGCTCGCGCGGTTTCAGTGTTGAGGGATTAGCACCCGACGCACTCCAGCAAGAAAGATTTATTCAAAATACCAACGGTCAAGTCCCTTTCTACTTAACGAGATTTGAAGATTTTCACACTTCACGCTCCTACGACCTAGTTCTGTTTAGCGAAAGCAGCCAGTATATTGCTCTTGACGATTTAGCTGAGGGTGCAGCTCGTTTACTAAGTAGTGGTGGCTACCTACTTATTGCGGATATGATGCGTTCTGACAGCGAATACAAAGAAGGCATTTTTTCAAATTGTCATGTCGCCAGTGAGCTTCAGACAGCGTTGATGCAGGCTGGATTCAAGTTAATTAAGACTGAAGACATTTCAACCCATATTGCGCCAACCATTGACTTGTGTGTTAATAACTTCCGGACTTTTGGGCTGACAACGGTCAAATATATTGCAGATGTTGTAGCGATCGCATTTCCACCATTACACGCGATCGGTCGTTTAGCGTTTAAGCGTTGGTTAGAAAAACCGATTATTGAGGGATTAGCAGCACGCGCAATTTTTGAGAGCCATTTATGTTATTCCATCCAACTCTGGCAGTTATCACAAGGAGTTTAA